The nucleotide sequence TGCCACTGCCGAACGGCCCATGCGTCCCGAGCGAATGGGACTCGTCGACGATGATCAGGCAACCGAATTCGGTGGCGAGATCCACTACCCCCTCCAGTTCACACAACGCCCCCATGGTGCTGTACACCGAATCCACACAGACAATGCCCTGTCCGTATGTCTTCAACTGCCGCCGCAGGTGCTCCAGATCGTTGTGGCGGAATGGCCGCACCTGGGCGCCGGCACTGATCACGCCTTCCCACATGGACGCATGGGCGTTCATGTCCATGTACACCGGCACACCATCACTGGCCAGCACCTGGATCAGCCCCACGTTGGCGGCGTACCCGGACTGCGCCAGGATCGACGATTCATAGCCGGTGTAATCCGCCATGCGCCGCTCGAACCGGCGCTGGTGGTTGTCACCGCGCAGGAACGACCCGGACATCAGCACGCTCTGGGTGTCTCCCAGCAGACAGTCCACCTGCGCTTTCACGATTTCCTCGTGTCCGGCGATGCTCAGGTAATCGTTGCTCAACAACTGGATCGACTGCCGGTCAGGAATGCGACCCCGAAGGATGTGCTTGCCCCCCCACAGTTTCCCCCAGCGCTCCAGGAAAAATTCATCCATACGGCGTTTCAGAAAATCCGGCATGTCGGCGATTTTCGTCTGTACGGACAGTTCGTTGAGTTTGATATTCATGCATTTGTCTCCGATTAATACTGATTTGGTTTATCAGCAACACGTCATGGCTTGCTGATGGCAGAACGTGACGCGCTCTGTTTGTTTTTTCACGCCACGTTTCTAAGATAGAGCAAAGGTGATGGCTCTTTTACATCCGCTGATATCGAACGAATGCGAGGGAAAGGCTGCAAAAAACAGGTCAGATATCGGCCTGATATCAAGCTGATTGTCTTTTGATACCCAGGGATTTTTTTGTTTTTGAGGATCGCGAGAGAACGCCGCAGCAGGCAGCAGAAAAACCTCTTTTCGGCGATGTTTTTCTGGCAGAAAAATTTCTCTGCAAAGCAAAATCTGAATGCCATTCAGCGGTCATGTGTAAACTCTATGAACGCG is from Isoalcanivorax pacificus W11-5 and encodes:
- the cqsA gene encoding alpha-hydroxyketone-type quorum-sensing autoinducer synthase is translated as MNIKLNELSVQTKIADMPDFLKRRMDEFFLERWGKLWGGKHILRGRIPDRQSIQLLSNDYLSIAGHEEIVKAQVDCLLGDTQSVLMSGSFLRGDNHQRRFERRMADYTGYESSILAQSGYAANVGLIQVLASDGVPVYMDMNAHASMWEGVISAGAQVRPFRHNDLEHLRRQLKTYGQGIVCVDSVYSTMGALCELEGVVDLATEFGCLIIVDESHSLGTHGPFGSGMVREYGLNDRVHFVTASLAKAFSGRAGIILCSKTFEEYFWCTARTAIFSSCLLPYEIAGLDKTLDIIIRDGWRREAMRMNSDFLRNGLTELGYNVSASQSQIISLEAGPENLTLKLREALEERDVFGSVFCAPATAKNRSMIRLSINAGLTLNQVGHVLDVCAEIRDEVGMWDWASTRRLHRDVVTRQRAVG